A single genomic interval of Halorubrum aethiopicum harbors:
- the idsA3 gene encoding geranylfarnesyl diphosphate synthase: protein MTTETTEARVLDAIRERRDLVNAAIDEELPVQRPERLYEASRYILEAGGKRLRPTVTTLAAEAVAGVEPMSVDFREFDALDGEPVDIMRAAVSIEVIQSFTLIHDDIMDEDDLRRGVPAVHEQYDVSTAILAGDTLYSKAFEIMSETGADPADGLEAMRLLASTCTEICEGQALDVAFESRDDILPEEYLEMVELKTAVLYGAAASTAAVLLGADDEVSDALYQYGIDSGRAFQIQDDVLDLTVPSDELGKQRGSDLVEGKETLITLHARQEGVDVDGLVDAETPAEVTEDEVDEAVAVLEEAGSIEYARETAEELTARSKEHLQVLPESDSRALLEDLADYLITRGY from the coding sequence ATGACGACCGAGACGACGGAGGCGCGGGTGCTCGACGCCATCCGCGAGCGGCGCGACCTGGTCAACGCCGCTATCGACGAGGAGTTACCCGTACAGCGCCCGGAGCGGCTCTACGAGGCGTCCCGGTACATCCTCGAGGCGGGCGGCAAGCGGCTCCGACCGACGGTCACGACGCTGGCGGCGGAGGCCGTCGCGGGCGTCGAGCCGATGAGCGTCGACTTCCGCGAGTTCGACGCGCTCGACGGCGAACCCGTCGACATCATGCGCGCGGCCGTCTCGATCGAGGTGATCCAGTCGTTCACGCTGATCCACGACGACATCATGGACGAGGACGACCTGCGTCGCGGCGTCCCCGCCGTCCACGAGCAGTACGACGTGTCGACGGCGATCCTCGCCGGCGACACGCTCTACTCGAAGGCGTTCGAGATCATGAGCGAGACGGGGGCGGACCCGGCCGACGGGCTCGAGGCGATGCGGCTGCTCGCGTCGACGTGTACGGAGATCTGCGAGGGGCAGGCGCTCGACGTCGCCTTCGAGTCCCGCGACGACATCCTTCCCGAGGAGTACCTCGAGATGGTCGAGTTGAAGACCGCCGTGTTGTACGGGGCCGCGGCCTCGACCGCGGCGGTCCTGCTCGGCGCGGACGACGAGGTCTCCGACGCCCTGTATCAGTACGGGATCGACTCCGGTCGCGCGTTCCAGATCCAGGACGACGTGCTCGATCTCACGGTCCCCTCCGACGAGCTGGGCAAACAGCGCGGGTCGGACCTCGTCGAGGGCAAGGAGACGCTGATCACGCTTCACGCCCGCCAGGAGGGCGTCGACGTCGACGGTCTCGTCGACGCCGAGACGCCCGCCGAGGTGACGGAGGACGAGGTCGACGAGGCGGTCGCCGTCCTCGAGGAGGCCGGATCGATCGAGTACGCTCGCGAGACCGCCGAGGAGCTCACCGCCCGTTCGAAGGAGCACCTCCAAGTGCTTCCGGAGAGCGACTCGCGCGCGCTGCTGGAGGACCTCGCGGACTACCTCATCACGCGCGGGTACTGA
- a CDS encoding 50S ribosomal protein L37e translates to MTGSGTPSQGKKNKTVHVKCRRCGEKSYHLTKERCSSCGFGKSAKRRDYAWQSKAGDN, encoded by the coding sequence ATGACCGGCTCCGGTACGCCCTCTCAAGGGAAAAAGAACAAGACGGTTCACGTGAAGTGCCGCCGCTGCGGCGAGAAGTCCTACCACCTCACGAAGGAGCGGTGCTCCTCGTGCGGCTTCGGGAAGTCCGCGAAGCGCCGCGACTACGCCTGGCAGTCGAAGGCCGGCGACAACTGA
- a CDS encoding uracil-DNA glycosylase, with amino-acid sequence MDASQEEFANPFGMDPDCENCPELCDRRDRVVHGYGDVGAEFLVVGERPTAAAERNGIPFTGEGGGERVQSIFADLGFVRSPPEATEPDVQNVFFTNLTRCRHPDREPTDEEVATCEPFLNAEIRMINPQIIVPVGERALRELAVAYTTRRPDSFDVEAEHATTIRGRGFEIVPMREPDAMGEEAADAFVGHMRENVLSRDYRQTKGRRSR; translated from the coding sequence GGATGGACCCCGACTGCGAGAACTGTCCCGAGCTGTGTGACCGCCGCGACCGCGTGGTCCACGGCTACGGCGACGTGGGCGCGGAGTTCCTCGTCGTCGGCGAGCGCCCCACGGCGGCCGCAGAGCGGAACGGGATCCCCTTCACCGGCGAGGGCGGCGGCGAACGCGTCCAGTCGATCTTCGCCGACCTCGGCTTCGTCAGGTCGCCGCCGGAGGCGACCGAGCCGGACGTCCAGAACGTCTTCTTCACGAACCTGACGCGCTGTCGACACCCGGACCGGGAGCCGACCGACGAGGAGGTGGCGACCTGCGAGCCCTTCCTCAACGCGGAGATCCGGATGATCAACCCGCAGATCATCGTGCCTGTCGGCGAGCGAGCGCTCCGCGAGCTCGCGGTGGCGTACACGACCCGGCGGCCCGACTCCTTCGACGTCGAGGCCGAACACGCGACGACGATCCGCGGCCGCGGCTTCGAGATCGTCCCGATGCGCGAGCCGGACGCGATGGGCGAGGAAGCGGCGGACGCGTTCGTGGGGCACATGCGCGAGAACGTGTTGAGCCGGGACTACCGCCAGACGAAGGGTCGGCGGAGCCGCTGA
- a CDS encoding ubiquitin-like small modifier protein 1, which translates to MEWKLFADLAEIAGDRVVAVDAEPGDTVGDAFEALLEAHPDLRDRVLEDGEVADHINVLRNGSNVHHEEGMETVLEAGDELALFPPVSGG; encoded by the coding sequence ATGGAGTGGAAGCTGTTCGCGGACCTCGCGGAGATCGCCGGCGACCGCGTCGTCGCGGTCGACGCCGAACCGGGCGACACGGTCGGAGACGCGTTCGAGGCCCTCCTCGAGGCGCACCCGGACCTTCGCGACCGCGTGCTCGAGGACGGCGAGGTGGCGGACCACATCAACGTGCTCCGCAACGGGAGCAACGTCCACCACGAGGAGGGGATGGAGACGGTCCTCGAGGCCGGCGACGAGCTCGCGCTGTTCCCGCCGGTGAGCGGCGGGTAG
- a CDS encoding potassium transporter TrkA, with product MTATVLAGGGGTATATGVNFGDPRAAAITLVTFAVLAVVVSASGALVYRWYFRAAIPEGVAVLLGVSIVALYLNTTSLGALVSAETAELLTVETVVFNVAALALAAVVSPAGRYAGDRLAVDVFALSGMKGIEGEMSRFVRTVGRMTPVTLPAADEIEDMDTYEPVTAEKKAEMADRTLVFARGLTVEQLRERLVERVKTDYGVGYVDVDVAEDGTLEYFAVGSRVTGLGPTLAPGRVAVALSADPPNNATAGDMVQIWRTDPDPERVATGELRGVAGDAATVALDESDAERLSSEGGYRLVTLPAEPQADREFASLLRNADETMATVTVEEGSELVGTTVGAVSAVVAAVRPVEGSVQPIPRRAYAFAAGDTAFLVGRPDAIRRFEAGARPVEGGGDGEGAAAGPDSTADAGDAVDSEGGSAGGDVTQR from the coding sequence GTGACGGCGACCGTCCTCGCGGGGGGCGGAGGGACGGCGACCGCGACCGGCGTGAACTTCGGGGACCCGCGTGCGGCGGCGATCACGCTCGTCACGTTCGCGGTCCTCGCCGTGGTCGTCTCGGCGTCGGGCGCGCTCGTCTACCGGTGGTACTTCCGGGCGGCGATCCCGGAGGGCGTCGCGGTCCTGCTCGGCGTCTCGATCGTCGCGTTGTACCTCAACACCACGTCGCTCGGGGCGCTCGTCAGCGCGGAGACCGCGGAGCTGCTCACCGTCGAGACCGTCGTCTTCAACGTGGCCGCGCTCGCGCTCGCGGCGGTCGTCTCCCCGGCGGGCAGGTACGCGGGCGACCGGCTCGCGGTCGACGTCTTCGCGCTGTCGGGGATGAAGGGCATCGAGGGCGAGATGAGCCGGTTCGTCAGGACCGTGGGTCGGATGACGCCCGTGACGCTGCCGGCCGCCGACGAGATCGAGGACATGGACACGTACGAGCCGGTCACCGCCGAGAAGAAGGCCGAGATGGCCGACCGGACGCTGGTCTTTGCCCGCGGCCTCACGGTCGAACAGCTCCGCGAGCGGCTCGTCGAGCGGGTGAAGACGGATTACGGAGTCGGTTACGTCGACGTCGACGTCGCCGAGGACGGGACGCTCGAGTACTTCGCGGTCGGCTCGCGGGTGACCGGGCTCGGCCCGACGCTCGCGCCCGGCCGGGTCGCGGTCGCGCTCTCCGCGGACCCGCCGAACAACGCGACCGCCGGCGACATGGTCCAGATATGGCGGACGGACCCCGATCCGGAGCGCGTCGCGACCGGGGAGCTCCGGGGCGTCGCCGGCGACGCCGCCACGGTCGCGCTCGACGAGTCGGACGCGGAGCGGCTCTCCTCCGAGGGGGGCTACCGGCTGGTGACGCTCCCGGCGGAGCCGCAGGCGGACCGCGAGTTCGCCTCGCTGCTCCGCAACGCCGACGAGACGATGGCGACGGTGACCGTCGAGGAGGGGAGCGAACTCGTCGGCACGACCGTCGGCGCGGTGAGCGCGGTCGTCGCGGCGGTCCGCCCCGTCGAGGGGTCGGTCCAGCCGATCCCTCGGCGGGCGTACGCGTTCGCGGCCGGCGACACGGCGTTCCTCGTCGGGCGCCCGGACGCGATCCGGCGGTTCGAGGCGGGCGCGAGACCCGTCGAGGGCGGCGGAGACGGAGAGGGAGCCGCCGCCGGGCCGGACTCAACTGCCGACGCCGGCGACGCCGTGGATTCCGAGGGCGGCTCGGCGGGCGGGGACGTGACACAACGCTAA
- a CDS encoding LSM domain-containing protein, whose translation MSGRPLDVLEASLEDPVTVHLKDGTTYYGILAGYDQHMNVVIEPEPGVSDRVDDDLDGEFAVAIEDTTIIRGDNVVSIKA comes from the coding sequence ATGAGTGGACGACCCCTCGACGTGCTCGAAGCGTCGCTCGAGGACCCCGTGACGGTACACCTCAAGGACGGTACGACCTACTACGGCATCCTGGCCGGCTACGACCAGCACATGAACGTCGTCATCGAACCCGAACCCGGCGTCAGCGACCGCGTCGACGACGATCTCGACGGGGAGTTCGCGGTCGCGATCGAAGACACAACGATTATACGCGGCGATAACGTCGTTTCCATCAAAGCATGA
- a CDS encoding ribonuclease J gives MEIEIATIGGYEEVGRQMTAVRAGEDIVIFDMGLNLSKVLIHDNVETEKMHSLDLIDMGAIPDDRIMSDLEGDVQAIVPTHGHLDHIAAIPKLAHRYDAPVVASPYTIELVKQQISDEGKFQVDNDLVKMEAGGTMAIGDSEQVEMEFVNVTHSIIDAINPVLHTPEGAIVYGLDKRMDHTPVIGDPIDMDRFAEIGRQDEGVLCYIEDCTNAGRKGRTPSESVARKHLHDTLKSVEDYSGGIVATTFSSHIARVKSLVEFAREIGRQPVLLGRSMEKYSGTAERLDFVDFQGDVGMYGHRKSVDRAFKRIMKEGKGNFLPIVTGHQGEPRAMLTRMGRGETPYELEDGDKVVFSAGIIPEPTNEGQRYQSEQLLRMQGARIFDDIHVSGHLREEGHYEMLDTLQPQHLLPAHQDLKGRSPYVDLAKSQGYKLGRDLHVTQNGNTVQLVE, from the coding sequence ATGGAAATCGAAATCGCGACAATCGGCGGATACGAAGAGGTCGGTCGACAGATGACGGCGGTCCGTGCGGGCGAGGACATCGTCATCTTCGACATGGGCCTGAACCTCAGTAAGGTCCTCATCCACGACAACGTGGAGACCGAGAAGATGCACAGCCTCGATTTGATCGACATGGGAGCGATCCCGGACGACCGGATCATGAGCGACCTGGAGGGCGACGTCCAGGCGATCGTCCCGACGCACGGTCACCTCGACCACATCGCGGCGATCCCGAAGCTCGCCCACCGGTACGACGCGCCGGTCGTCGCCTCCCCGTACACGATCGAGTTAGTCAAACAGCAGATCTCCGACGAGGGCAAGTTCCAGGTCGACAACGACCTCGTGAAGATGGAGGCCGGCGGCACGATGGCCATCGGCGACTCCGAGCAGGTCGAGATGGAGTTCGTCAACGTCACCCACTCGATCATCGACGCGATCAACCCGGTCCTCCACACGCCCGAGGGCGCGATCGTCTACGGGCTCGACAAGCGGATGGACCACACGCCGGTCATCGGCGACCCGATCGACATGGACCGGTTCGCGGAGATCGGCCGCCAGGACGAGGGCGTCCTCTGTTACATCGAGGACTGTACGAACGCGGGCCGGAAGGGCCGCACGCCCTCCGAGTCGGTCGCGCGGAAGCACCTCCACGACACGCTCAAGTCGGTCGAGGACTACTCCGGCGGGATCGTCGCCACGACGTTCTCCTCGCACATCGCCCGCGTGAAGTCGCTCGTCGAGTTCGCCCGCGAGATCGGCCGCCAGCCCGTGCTGCTCGGCCGCTCGATGGAGAAGTACTCGGGCACCGCGGAACGGCTCGACTTCGTCGACTTCCAGGGCGACGTCGGCATGTACGGCCACCGGAAGTCCGTCGACCGCGCGTTCAAGCGCATCATGAAGGAGGGGAAGGGCAACTTCCTCCCCATCGTGACGGGCCACCAGGGCGAGCCGCGCGCGATGCTCACCCGGATGGGACGCGGCGAGACGCCCTACGAGCTGGAGGACGGCGATAAGGTCGTCTTCAGCGCGGGCATTATCCCGGAGCCGACCAACGAGGGCCAGCGCTACCAGTCCGAGCAGCTGCTCCGGATGCAGGGCGCGCGCATCTTCGACGACATCCACGTCTCCGGTCACCTCCGCGAGGAGGGCCACTACGAGATGCTGGACACCCTCCAGCCGCAACACCTCCTCCCGGCACACCAGGACCTCAAGGGTCGCTCGCCGTACGTCGACCTCGCGAAGTCGCAGGGGTACAAGCTCGGTCGTGACCTCCACGTCACGCAGAACGGCAACACCGTCCAGCTCGTCGAATGA
- a CDS encoding deoxyhypusine synthase — protein sequence MSDDHEAGVDDSEPDVDDADGHETDAGDHDGHPHREEFDDDPVGHARVGAGMTVGELLETYGEAGIGAADVHEAGDVLAEMFGNDDCTVFLSLAGAMVPAGMRGIVSELIYDGYVDALVTTGANLTHDAIEAIGGKHHHGRTHDPEKTLREHDEGLREEGVDRIYNVYLPQEHFAEFEGHLREEVFPALEGEGAVSIADLCAELGRANAEVNEREGIAEEAGVAAAAYQADVPVYCPAVQDSVLGLQAWMYAQTADFTLDALADMTELTDLAFDADDAGCLLVGGGVPKNFTLQTMLVTPRAYDYAVQVTMDPEATGGLSGATLEEARSWGKLETDARNASVYGDATVMLPLLVAAARERVE from the coding sequence ATGAGCGACGACCACGAGGCGGGCGTGGACGACTCCGAGCCGGACGTGGACGACGCGGACGGCCACGAGACGGACGCGGGCGACCACGACGGCCACCCCCACCGCGAGGAGTTCGACGACGACCCGGTCGGCCACGCGCGCGTCGGCGCGGGGATGACCGTCGGGGAGCTCCTCGAGACGTACGGCGAGGCCGGGATCGGCGCGGCCGACGTCCACGAGGCGGGCGACGTGCTCGCCGAGATGTTCGGGAACGACGACTGTACCGTCTTCCTCTCGCTCGCGGGCGCGATGGTGCCCGCGGGGATGCGCGGGATCGTCTCGGAGCTGATCTACGACGGCTACGTGGACGCGCTGGTGACGACGGGCGCGAACCTCACCCACGACGCGATCGAGGCGATCGGCGGGAAACACCACCACGGCCGCACGCACGACCCCGAGAAGACGCTCCGCGAGCACGACGAGGGGCTCCGCGAGGAGGGCGTCGACCGCATCTACAACGTCTATCTGCCCCAGGAACACTTCGCCGAGTTCGAGGGCCACCTCCGCGAGGAGGTGTTCCCGGCGCTCGAGGGCGAGGGAGCCGTGTCGATCGCGGACCTCTGTGCCGAACTCGGACGGGCGAACGCCGAGGTGAACGAGCGCGAGGGGATCGCCGAGGAGGCGGGGGTCGCCGCCGCGGCCTACCAGGCGGACGTGCCCGTCTACTGTCCGGCGGTTCAAGACTCCGTGTTGGGCCTTCAGGCGTGGATGTACGCCCAGACGGCCGACTTCACGCTCGACGCGCTGGCGGACATGACCGAACTGACCGATCTCGCGTTCGACGCCGACGACGCGGGCTGCCTGCTCGTCGGCGGCGGCGTCCCGAAGAACTTCACCCTCCAGACGATGCTCGTCACGCCGCGGGCGTACGACTACGCGGTCCAGGTCACGATGGACCCCGAGGCGACCGGGGGACTCTCGGGGGCGACCCTCGAGGAGGCGCGCTCGTGGGGGAAACTCGAGACGGACGCGCGCAACGCCTCCGTCTACGGCGACGCGACGGTGATGCTCCCGCTGCTCGTCGCCGCCGCGAGAGAACGGGTGGAGTAG
- a CDS encoding NAD-binding protein, with amino-acid sequence MERTREWVSVRASVVLTFAVALLSIVVGLLHISGFSVQGPLSPHIPELVRRTVGFTGTITGFAMLGSGFALRRGYRVGWHSTAVLLPLTAVQGLLQVSVFSLPLVVLSLVSVPALVINRGRFDREFTPSPTQLAAAAALAAAISYGTVGSYALRDEFAGVDTIVDAFYFTVVTASTVGYGDVTPDTGIAKLFVLSALVMNVAAFAVALGVLLTPAIEAQLSKALGKMTEKQFDLLDGHVLVLGTGDLTEPILEELAKRDGVEHAVVTTDETAARRLDERSIPVLTADPSDVEPLHRAHIEDARAVVVATDDDARDALAILTARQLNPDVRIVAAATQRENIDKLRRAGADQVISPATLGGHILIDCAFGENGDSIGRIADDAFDSGAE; translated from the coding sequence ATGGAGCGGACTCGCGAGTGGGTCTCGGTGCGGGCCTCGGTGGTCCTGACCTTCGCCGTGGCGCTGTTGTCCATCGTCGTCGGACTGCTCCACATCAGCGGGTTCAGCGTTCAGGGCCCGCTGTCGCCGCACATTCCCGAACTCGTCCGGCGGACCGTCGGCTTCACCGGGACGATCACCGGCTTCGCGATGCTCGGGAGCGGGTTCGCGCTCAGGCGGGGGTACCGCGTCGGCTGGCACTCCACGGCGGTCCTGCTCCCGCTGACCGCGGTACAGGGGTTGTTACAGGTGTCCGTCTTCTCGCTGCCGCTCGTCGTGCTCTCTCTCGTCTCCGTCCCCGCGCTCGTGATCAACCGGGGACGGTTCGACCGCGAGTTCACCCCCTCGCCGACGCAGCTCGCCGCGGCGGCGGCGCTCGCGGCCGCCATCTCGTACGGAACCGTCGGCTCCTACGCGCTCCGCGACGAGTTCGCCGGCGTCGACACCATCGTCGACGCGTTCTACTTCACCGTCGTCACCGCCTCGACGGTCGGCTACGGCGACGTGACCCCCGACACCGGGATCGCCAAGCTGTTCGTGCTCTCCGCGCTCGTGATGAACGTCGCCGCGTTCGCGGTCGCGCTCGGGGTCCTCCTCACGCCCGCCATCGAGGCGCAGCTCTCCAAGGCGCTCGGAAAGATGACAGAGAAACAGTTCGACCTCCTCGACGGCCACGTCCTCGTGTTGGGAACCGGGGACCTGACGGAACCGATACTCGAAGAACTCGCGAAGCGGGACGGCGTCGAGCACGCCGTCGTGACGACCGACGAGACGGCCGCACGGCGGCTCGACGAGCGCTCGATACCCGTGTTGACCGCGGACCCGAGCGACGTGGAGCCGCTCCACCGCGCCCACATCGAGGACGCCCGCGCCGTCGTGGTCGCGACGGACGACGACGCCCGCGACGCCCTCGCGATCCTCACCGCCCGCCAGCTCAACCCGGACGTTCGGATCGTCGCGGCCGCGACCCAGCGGGAGAACATCGACAAGCTCCGGCGGGCCGGCGCGGACCAGGTCATCTCGCCGGCGACGCTCGGCGGACACATCCTCATCGACTGCGCGTTCGGTGAGAACGGCGACTCGATCGGTCGGATCGCCGACGACGCCTTCGACTCCGGAGCGGAGTAG
- a CDS encoding LLM class flavin-dependent oxidoreductase, translating into MDLSIVDLSPVPRGGTAADAYANTVEAAERAERLGYSRFWVAEHHGMGDRLAGTTPEVLLGRLAGATESIRIGSGAVLLNHYSPFKVAESFGVLDGLAPGRVDLGMGRANGSPAADRALGTDRGVENPDEDHRERITAVVNHLRDAYPADHPYSSLSVPGSVEGPAVPWVLGSSPSSGAIAGELGLRYCFAGFIRPGFAERAFAEYRESFDTEAGPGGLDEPRGMVAVNAVAAETDEAAARRRAPAEATFRRMRRGELGDETPTVEEAVDELGGAPEPTPATLDPDEWPRSISGGPETIAGLLEQLADRVGVDEVMIQHTVPDHDDALESHALLAEAMDLDSRA; encoded by the coding sequence ATGGACCTCTCCATCGTCGACCTCTCGCCGGTCCCGCGCGGCGGGACCGCCGCGGACGCCTACGCCAACACCGTCGAGGCCGCGGAGCGGGCGGAGCGACTCGGCTACTCGCGGTTCTGGGTCGCCGAACACCACGGGATGGGCGACCGGCTCGCGGGCACCACCCCGGAGGTGCTGCTCGGCCGCCTCGCGGGCGCGACCGAGTCGATCCGGATCGGGAGCGGAGCCGTGCTGCTCAACCACTACTCGCCGTTCAAGGTGGCCGAGTCGTTCGGCGTCCTCGACGGGCTGGCACCCGGCCGCGTCGACCTCGGAATGGGCCGCGCCAACGGGTCGCCAGCGGCCGACCGCGCGCTCGGCACCGACCGCGGCGTCGAGAACCCCGACGAGGACCACCGCGAGCGGATCACCGCGGTCGTGAACCACCTCCGCGACGCCTACCCCGCCGACCATCCTTATTCCAGCCTCTCGGTGCCGGGATCGGTGGAGGGTCCGGCCGTCCCATGGGTGCTGGGGTCGAGCCCGTCGAGCGGCGCGATCGCCGGGGAGTTGGGGCTCCGCTACTGTTTCGCGGGGTTCATCCGGCCGGGGTTCGCCGAGCGCGCGTTCGCCGAGTACCGCGAGTCGTTCGACACCGAGGCCGGACCCGGCGGCCTCGACGAGCCGCGGGGCATGGTCGCGGTCAACGCGGTCGCGGCCGAGACGGACGAGGCGGCGGCCCGCCGGCGCGCCCCCGCGGAGGCGACGTTCCGACGGATGCGACGCGGCGAGCTCGGCGACGAGACCCCGACCGTCGAGGAGGCGGTCGACGAGCTCGGCGGCGCGCCGGAGCCGACGCCCGCGACGCTCGATCCCGACGAGTGGCCGCGGTCGATCTCGGGGGGCCCGGAGACGATCGCGGGCCTCCTCGAGCAGTTGGCAGACCGCGTCGGCGTCGACGAGGTCATGATCCAGCACACGGTTCCGGACCACGATGACGCCCTGGAGTCGCACGCGCTGCTCGCCGAGGCGATGGATCTGGACTCGCGGGCATAG
- a CDS encoding potassium channel family protein translates to MALPVEILFGIYLGVLTGIIPALIAGVLGFIFKYFTGVTIPGLGVVALALAIAGVNGGLLALNDQTIRSSDRAPAILTAILVVLMLSLYAHAQGDKLGANVPKRVSFRKLRERTLSTDVVELVGGRGQVRVTVAGEVGDMEGYPPLPAETRRAIADGEWTFPADVPLEELETRFAERLKTELELVDVSVRIDEEARATVAAAPPTGGLSKRVPKGKRAVSVPALVPTGLARGDVVRIVAADLTVEGTLLAARSGGKPVEGGGGSTPTAAGGDDPEADARPENGRGEDPRTDGGEPAATPTAPPTTGTTTGGEGRVTVAVDRSEAGPLLRAGRGRVLVCSRGTRREFELTTLLRRAGKRFRKVTVVAGGALDGHTIGEVGVREAYDVAVLAARHEAEWTVAPSGSQSLAAGDELFVVGTREALDRFGEVAA, encoded by the coding sequence ATGGCGCTGCCCGTCGAGATCCTGTTCGGCATCTACCTGGGGGTCCTCACGGGGATCATCCCCGCGCTGATCGCCGGCGTGTTAGGGTTCATATTCAAGTACTTCACCGGGGTGACGATCCCCGGGCTCGGGGTCGTGGCGCTCGCGCTGGCGATCGCGGGCGTGAACGGCGGACTGCTCGCGTTGAACGACCAGACGATCCGCAGCTCCGACCGCGCGCCAGCGATCCTCACGGCGATCCTCGTCGTGTTGATGCTCTCGCTGTACGCGCACGCCCAGGGCGACAAGCTCGGCGCGAACGTCCCCAAGCGCGTCTCCTTCCGGAAGCTCCGCGAGCGCACCCTCTCGACCGACGTCGTCGAACTCGTCGGCGGCCGCGGGCAGGTCCGCGTCACCGTCGCGGGCGAGGTCGGCGACATGGAGGGATACCCGCCGCTGCCCGCGGAGACCCGGCGGGCGATCGCCGACGGCGAGTGGACGTTCCCCGCGGACGTGCCGCTCGAGGAGCTGGAGACGCGGTTCGCTGAGCGGCTGAAGACGGAGCTCGAGCTCGTCGACGTGAGCGTCCGGATCGACGAGGAGGCGCGGGCGACGGTGGCGGCGGCCCCGCCGACGGGCGGGCTCTCCAAGCGCGTCCCGAAGGGGAAACGCGCCGTGTCGGTCCCGGCGCTCGTGCCGACCGGCCTCGCCCGCGGGGACGTCGTCCGGATCGTCGCGGCCGACCTCACAGTCGAGGGAACGCTCCTGGCGGCGAGGTCGGGCGGCAAGCCCGTCGAGGGGGGCGGCGGGTCGACCCCGACCGCGGCGGGCGGGGACGACCCGGAGGCGGACGCGCGTCCCGAGAACGGGCGAGGGGAGGACCCCCGAACCGACGGCGGCGAGCCGGCGGCGACGCCGACCGCTCCCCCGACGACGGGGACCACGACCGGCGGCGAGGGTCGCGTGACCGTCGCGGTCGACCGCTCGGAGGCGGGTCCGCTGCTCCGGGCCGGTCGCGGGCGGGTCCTCGTGTGCTCGCGTGGGACCCGCCGGGAGTTCGAGCTGACGACGCTGTTGCGCCGGGCGGGCAAGCGGTTCCGGAAGGTGACCGTCGTCGCCGGCGGGGCGCTCGACGGTCACACCATCGGCGAGGTCGGCGTCCGGGAGGCGTACGACGTGGCGGTGCTCGCGGCGCGACACGAGGCGGAGTGGACCGTCGCGCCGAGCGGGAGCCAGTCGCTCGCTGCGGGCGACGAGCTGTTCGTCGTCGGCACCCGCGAGGCGCTCGACCGCTTCGGGGAGGTGGCGGCGTGA